The following are encoded in a window of Candidatus Methylarchaceae archaeon HK02M2 genomic DNA:
- a CDS encoding pyridoxamine 5'-phosphate oxidase family protein yields MESIIKYHRKPRILSKNEMDELLSTSKVGRLGLSDNNNPYVVPVTYWYDEGKIYFHSPNGKKIQYIKKNPQVCFEVDLLREDGSWKSVIVYGKVTVANDTETIRNVFQKVLESEWPPSKMAAMHLEMGGQETKRAEIDMYVGWIDIIEMTGRKGD; encoded by the coding sequence ATGGAGTCTATAATCAAATATCATCGTAAACCAAGAATATTGAGCAAGAACGAAATGGATGAATTACTTTCAACGTCCAAAGTAGGGCGACTAGGTTTATCGGATAACAATAATCCTTACGTAGTTCCTGTAACATATTGGTACGACGAAGGGAAGATATATTTTCATTCCCCTAACGGTAAAAAAATACAATATATCAAGAAAAATCCCCAAGTCTGTTTCGAAGTCGATTTACTAAGAGAAGATGGCTCTTGGAAAAGTGTCATTGTATACGGCAAAGTCACAGTCGCAAACGATACTGAAACCATAAGGAATGTATTTCAGAAGGTACTTGAATCAGAGTGGCCCCCATCAAAGATGGCAGCTATGCACCTAGAGATGGGAGGTCAGGAGACAAAAAGGGCTGAAATTGACATGTATGTGGGATGGATTGACATCATCGAGATGACGGGGAGAAAAGGAGATTGA
- a CDS encoding nucleotidyltransferase domain-containing protein has product MIFKPKNVEDDAWIKLLDKLDEISSNEYVDHDICLIGSYARGDASSISDIDLVLFSEGEPNLKKTELFYIDHKITSIFSVNINSLLQTESLDFYNVNNPFEAELVYGNGKVLNAFRNGLYGKMIDLDETKKIVGQTLSRRLRSALRDTIRDYGEGIRNMRGCLAKLKLYLKLHRNKTDPWSMIPYLYKPEDELEKLIDRLYYSLNYEELSSKLAELDLQDLMGKAFKKQLKTMGDVVKKMKREIEFAGKYIENYLSLYLVVEEKVRSLLWEELPERWRINELNNGVNHSKTKIICKDEMVWWRVSMGEGDHLKLENFEKVQF; this is encoded by the coding sequence TGAAATTTCAAGTAATGAATATGTCGACCATGACATCTGCCTTATAGGTAGCTATGCTAGAGGCGACGCCTCTAGCATAAGTGATATAGATCTGGTTCTTTTTTCGGAGGGAGAGCCTAATCTTAAGAAAACCGAACTTTTCTATATCGATCATAAAATCACATCGATATTTTCTGTTAATATTAATAGTCTTTTACAGACTGAATCACTTGATTTCTATAATGTAAACAATCCCTTTGAAGCTGAACTAGTTTACGGAAATGGAAAAGTGCTCAATGCGTTTAGAAATGGATTATATGGAAAGATGATAGATTTAGATGAAACAAAGAAAATTGTTGGTCAAACTTTATCGAGGAGGCTTAGGTCCGCTTTAAGAGATACAATAAGAGACTACGGTGAAGGAATTCGAAATATGAGAGGATGCCTTGCGAAGTTGAAATTGTACCTTAAACTTCATAGAAATAAGACTGATCCGTGGTCAATGATACCTTACCTCTATAAGCCTGAAGACGAGCTTGAAAAGCTAATCGATCGATTGTACTATTCCCTGAACTACGAAGAACTTTCATCGAAGTTGGCGGAGCTTGATTTACAGGATTTAATGGGAAAGGCTTTCAAAAAACAGCTTAAAACAATGGGAGATGTTGTTAAAAAAATGAAAAGGGAGATTGAATTTGCTGGCAAATATATTGAAAATTATTTGAGCCTATATCTGGTAGTTGAAGAAAAAGTCAGATCCTTATTGTGGGAAGAACTGCCTGAAAGATGGAGGATAAATGAACTAAACAATGGAGTAAATCATTCTAAAACTAAAATAATATGCAAAGATGAGATGGTTTGGTGGCGAGTTTCAATGGGCGAGGGCGATCACCTTAAGCTTGAAAATTTTGAGAAGGTTCAATTCTGA